A stretch of Paludisphaera borealis DNA encodes these proteins:
- a CDS encoding YciI family protein produces MAKFLFIYREPTESRAQPSPEEMQALGAAWGAWMQKFSSAIVPGGDGLKPTGRVVKAGLVTDGPYVEAKELIVSFTIIQADDFDAALAIARACPPGHTIEIREMAGYA; encoded by the coding sequence ATGGCGAAGTTTCTGTTCATCTATCGCGAACCCACCGAGAGCCGCGCCCAGCCGTCACCTGAGGAAATGCAGGCTTTGGGGGCGGCCTGGGGCGCATGGATGCAAAAGTTCAGCTCGGCGATCGTGCCCGGAGGCGACGGATTGAAGCCAACCGGCCGAGTCGTCAAGGCTGGACTCGTGACCGACGGTCCCTATGTCGAAGCCAAGGAACTCATCGTCAGCTTCACGATCATCCAGGCCGACGACTTCGACGCGGCGCTGGCGATCGCCCGCGCGTGTCCGCCCGGACACACGATCGAGATCCGCGAGATGGCCGGCTACGCGTGA
- a CDS encoding alpha/beta hydrolase: MRRMLWPIGCALLLATPPLRAAEDKPTPPLVVPVWPGDAPGSESWTRKEVEYRNDWDHKTMVRNVVRPTLTAFLPDRSKATGTAVIICPGGAFRFLSWESEGTEVAEWLRARGVAAFVLKYRLTDTGATAEEFREAMKELASVMANRDRPDEARKAVEELASADGRQAVKVVRRNAAEWGIAPDRIGVMGFSAGGMVTMGVVMNHDADSRPNFAAPIYGGRTGDAKIPADAPPLFILCASDDDFAAKSSVDLYSAWKNAGRPAELHLYSKGGHGFGMNKRGLPVDSWIERFGDWLGAQGLLKPAEAKAKKTADSSPVTFNKQIAPLLFKHCVECHRPGEVAPFSLLTYADAKKRAKLLQTVVSEREMPPWKIVEGHGAFVGERRLTVEEIDRIGRWAEQGAPEGDPGDLPAAPKFAEGWRLGKPDIVITMPRPFEVPADGPDVYRNFVFKLDVPKGKYIKAAEYRPANRRVVHHGLMAVDTTGRARKEDDADPAPGYKGSGNIPGELFPGGMATWTPGRDPIPLADGMSMPWKPNADLVLQLHLHPSGKPEVEQSSVGFYLTDQPPQRSSTDLLLINQKIDIAPGDKSYRTRDELTLPIDMEVVGVFPHMHLIGRDIKVTAHPPQGKPFSLLWIDDWNFDWQNFYQYVAPVKLAAGTRVVVEAVHDNSADNPRNPSQPPKRVTWGEETTNEMTIVFLQVAPAREPEFRKLAEALRSRMLGAIVAKPSDVIK, encoded by the coding sequence ATGCGACGGATGTTGTGGCCGATCGGGTGCGCCCTTCTTCTGGCGACGCCGCCCTTGCGAGCGGCCGAGGACAAGCCGACGCCGCCCCTGGTCGTTCCCGTCTGGCCCGGCGACGCGCCCGGGTCGGAGAGCTGGACCCGGAAGGAAGTCGAGTACCGCAACGACTGGGACCACAAGACGATGGTCCGGAACGTCGTCCGGCCCACCTTGACGGCGTTTCTGCCTGATCGCTCGAAGGCGACCGGGACGGCCGTGATCATCTGCCCGGGGGGGGCGTTCCGGTTCCTGTCGTGGGAGAGCGAGGGGACGGAAGTCGCGGAATGGCTGCGGGCGCGCGGCGTCGCGGCCTTCGTGCTCAAGTATCGGCTCACTGATACGGGGGCCACGGCGGAAGAGTTCCGCGAGGCGATGAAGGAACTCGCCAGCGTCATGGCCAACCGCGACCGCCCGGACGAAGCGCGCAAGGCCGTCGAGGAACTCGCCAGCGCCGACGGCCGGCAGGCGGTGAAGGTGGTGCGCCGGAACGCGGCCGAGTGGGGGATCGCGCCCGACCGCATCGGCGTCATGGGCTTTTCGGCGGGAGGCATGGTCACGATGGGGGTCGTGATGAACCACGACGCCGACAGCCGCCCGAACTTCGCCGCCCCCATCTACGGAGGACGGACGGGAGACGCCAAGATCCCCGCCGACGCCCCGCCGCTGTTCATCCTCTGCGCCAGCGACGACGACTTCGCCGCGAAGTCGAGCGTCGACCTCTACTCCGCGTGGAAGAACGCCGGCCGTCCCGCCGAGCTGCACCTCTATTCCAAGGGGGGCCACGGCTTCGGCATGAACAAACGAGGCCTCCCGGTCGACTCGTGGATCGAGCGGTTCGGCGACTGGCTCGGGGCGCAGGGCTTGCTCAAGCCGGCGGAGGCGAAGGCGAAGAAGACGGCGGATTCAAGCCCGGTGACGTTCAACAAGCAGATCGCGCCGCTGCTGTTCAAGCACTGCGTCGAGTGCCACCGGCCGGGCGAGGTCGCTCCGTTCTCGCTGCTGACGTACGCCGACGCCAAGAAGCGCGCGAAGTTGCTTCAGACGGTCGTCTCCGAGCGCGAGATGCCGCCGTGGAAGATCGTCGAGGGCCACGGCGCGTTCGTCGGCGAGCGGCGGCTGACGGTCGAGGAGATCGACCGGATCGGCCGATGGGCGGAGCAGGGCGCGCCCGAGGGCGACCCGGGCGACTTGCCGGCGGCTCCGAAGTTCGCCGAGGGCTGGCGACTCGGCAAGCCCGACATCGTGATCACGATGCCCAGGCCCTTCGAGGTCCCGGCCGACGGCCCCGACGTCTATCGCAACTTCGTCTTCAAGCTCGACGTGCCGAAGGGAAAATACATCAAGGCCGCCGAATACCGGCCCGCCAACCGCCGCGTGGTGCACCACGGGCTCATGGCCGTGGACACGACCGGCCGCGCCCGCAAGGAAGACGACGCCGACCCCGCGCCGGGCTACAAGGGATCGGGGAACATCCCCGGCGAACTCTTCCCCGGCGGCATGGCCACCTGGACCCCCGGCCGCGACCCGATCCCCCTGGCCGACGGTATGTCGATGCCGTGGAAGCCGAACGCCGACCTGGTCTTGCAGCTCCACCTCCACCCCAGCGGCAAGCCCGAGGTCGAGCAGTCGAGCGTCGGCTTCTACCTGACCGACCAGCCGCCGCAGAGGTCGTCGACGGACCTGCTCCTGATCAACCAGAAGATCGACATAGCGCCCGGCGACAAGTCGTACCGCACGCGCGACGAGCTGACCCTACCGATCGACATGGAGGTCGTGGGCGTCTTCCCCCACATGCACCTGATCGGCCGCGACATCAAGGTCACCGCCCATCCGCCGCAAGGCAAGCCGTTCTCGCTGTTGTGGATCGACGACTGGAACTTCGACTGGCAGAATTTCTACCAGTACGTCGCGCCCGTGAAGCTCGCCGCCGGCACGCGGGTCGTGGTCGAGGCCGTTCACGACAACTCGGCCGACAACCCGCGCAACCCCAGCCAGCCGCCGAAGCGCGTCACCTGGGGCGAGGAGACCACCAACGAGATGACCATCGTCTTCCTCCAGGTCGCCCCCGCCCGCGAACCCGAATTCCGCAAGCTCGCCGAAGCGCTCCGCTCGCGCATGCTCGGCGCGATCGTCGCCAAGCCATCAGACGTCATCAAATAG
- a CDS encoding RNA polymerase sigma factor has translation MSEPRALVEHFFRHEFGRLSAVLTRSLGVRHLALVEDVVQAALVQALETWSRRGVPEDPAGWLYRTARNLAIDALRRERTHAQALPRLAEDAEWESSPLEAHFADEIGDEPLRLLFVCCHEAVPAESRVAIALRTLCGFSTAEIARALLTTDANVQKRIERARDRLRELDVDFDTPDAAQLRARLDAVLAVVYLLFSQGCHVTHGDLPIRRDLCDEARRLARMLAAHPVGDVPAVHALLALMCFHGARFDARIALDGAIVLLEEQDRSAWNWSDVREGMAWLARSADGDELTRYHVEAGIAWEHCRAPTFADTDWGRIAELYDTLDRIAPSPLHSLNRAVAEAYLHGPQAGLDRLAAVLPESVPARYPGWHTVIGELHFRLGRHSAAERAWREALRFTTARADQDFLRRRLAVCRLDGDEPATE, from the coding sequence GTGAGCGAACCGCGCGCACTGGTGGAGCACTTTTTTCGCCACGAGTTCGGCCGGCTCAGCGCCGTGCTGACCCGGTCGCTCGGCGTGCGCCATCTCGCTCTCGTCGAAGACGTCGTTCAAGCCGCGCTCGTGCAGGCTCTGGAAACCTGGTCGCGGCGCGGCGTGCCGGAAGACCCGGCCGGCTGGCTCTACCGCACCGCCCGCAACCTGGCGATCGACGCGCTGCGGCGGGAGCGAACCCACGCCCAGGCGTTGCCGCGCCTGGCCGAAGACGCCGAGTGGGAATCGTCGCCGCTCGAAGCGCATTTCGCCGACGAGATCGGCGACGAACCGCTTCGCCTGCTCTTCGTCTGCTGCCACGAAGCGGTGCCGGCCGAATCCCGCGTCGCCATCGCGCTGCGGACGTTATGCGGTTTCAGCACCGCGGAGATCGCCCGCGCGTTGCTCACCACCGACGCCAACGTCCAGAAGCGGATCGAGCGGGCGCGGGATCGGCTGCGCGAGCTGGACGTGGATTTCGACACGCCGGATGCGGCCCAGCTTCGCGCTCGGCTGGACGCGGTCCTCGCGGTCGTCTATCTCCTTTTCAGTCAAGGCTGCCACGTCACCCATGGCGACCTGCCGATCCGCCGCGACCTGTGCGACGAGGCCCGCCGGCTGGCGCGGATGCTCGCCGCCCATCCCGTCGGCGACGTCCCGGCGGTCCATGCCTTACTCGCGCTGATGTGCTTCCACGGGGCCCGCTTCGACGCGCGCATCGCTCTCGACGGCGCCATCGTTCTGCTTGAGGAACAGGATCGTTCCGCCTGGAACTGGAGCGACGTGCGTGAAGGCATGGCGTGGCTCGCCAGGTCCGCCGACGGCGACGAGCTGACGCGCTATCACGTGGAAGCCGGCATCGCCTGGGAGCACTGCCGCGCGCCGACCTTCGCCGACACCGATTGGGGACGGATCGCCGAATTGTACGACACGCTCGATCGCATCGCGCCGTCGCCACTGCACTCCCTCAACCGCGCGGTCGCCGAAGCTTACCTGCACGGCCCGCAAGCCGGCCTCGATCGCCTGGCCGCCGTTCTTCCGGAAAGCGTTCCCGCCCGTTATCCCGGTTGGCACACGGTGATCGGCGAGCTCCATTTCCGCCTCGGCCGACACTCCGCCGCCGAGCGCGCCTGGCGGGAAGCCCTACGCTTCACCACCGCCCGCGCCGATCAAGATTTCTTGCGTCGCCGCCTCGCCGTCTGCCGGCTCGATGGAGACGAGCCCGCCACGGAGTAA
- a CDS encoding WD40 repeat domain-containing protein, with amino-acid sequence MALTMEAKPLRGGLARHSDVVTSVAFSPDGGTLVSGGWDGQIKLWDLRTGPAGMKLERVLRGVWDEVEAVAFSPDGSLVAGLGTGWDGEPFGAVTLWNREGGRGRRLLRTPGKVDAMAFSPDGLTLATAGGEGRTVTLWNAVTGAERMRLPEHSAPVWSVEFSRDGTMLAAGSGVVPAMVDPAIEDRIGEVKIWDLTGAEPTPRVRLIGHEYGTAAVTFSPDGATVASGGFDRGVKLWDVARGVPRAEPEGHKGWVAALAFSPDGSLLATGSHDQTVRLWDAVDGRPRAILRGHTGNVYSVAFSPDGRLLASGSLDGAVRLWDVDQSMGTGLDL; translated from the coding sequence ATGGCTCTCACCATGGAAGCCAAGCCGCTGCGCGGCGGACTGGCGCGGCACAGCGACGTTGTGACCTCGGTGGCGTTTTCACCCGACGGCGGCACGCTCGTGAGCGGCGGCTGGGACGGACAGATCAAGCTTTGGGACCTGCGGACCGGCCCGGCCGGAATGAAGCTGGAGCGCGTGCTCCGGGGCGTGTGGGACGAGGTCGAGGCGGTCGCCTTCTCGCCGGACGGCTCGCTCGTCGCGGGCCTGGGCACCGGCTGGGACGGCGAGCCGTTCGGCGCGGTGACCTTGTGGAATCGCGAGGGCGGCCGCGGCCGCCGCCTGCTGCGCACGCCCGGCAAGGTCGACGCGATGGCCTTCTCGCCCGACGGCCTGACCCTGGCGACGGCCGGCGGCGAGGGCCGCACCGTGACGCTCTGGAACGCCGTCACCGGCGCCGAGCGGATGCGCCTGCCCGAACACTCGGCCCCGGTCTGGTCGGTGGAATTCTCGCGCGACGGCACGATGTTGGCGGCCGGCTCGGGCGTGGTGCCGGCGATGGTCGATCCGGCGATCGAAGACCGGATCGGCGAGGTCAAGATCTGGGACCTGACCGGCGCCGAGCCGACGCCCCGCGTCCGACTCATCGGCCATGAATACGGCACCGCCGCCGTGACGTTCTCGCCCGACGGCGCGACCGTCGCCTCGGGCGGATTCGACCGCGGCGTGAAGCTGTGGGACGTCGCCCGCGGCGTCCCTCGCGCCGAGCCCGAAGGTCACAAAGGCTGGGTCGCCGCCCTCGCCTTCTCCCCCGACGGCTCGCTCCTGGCGACCGGCAGCCACGACCAGACGGTGCGTCTCTGGGACGCCGTCGACGGCCGCCCCCGGGCGATCCTCCGAGGCCACACCGGCAACGTCTACTCCGTCGCCTTCTCCCCCGACGGCCGCCTCCTCGCTTCCGGCAGCCTCGACGGCGCCGTCCGCCTCTGGGACGTCGACCAGTCCATGGGCACCGGCCTCGACCTCTGA
- a CDS encoding sigma-54-dependent transcriptional regulator, with product MAKLLVIDDEPSILHAFRRAFGNDDDEVLTAADGAEGLALVESQRPEAVVLDLNLPDMHGMEVFRNIRRIDARIPVIFVTGHGTTETAIEAMKEGAFDYLLKPLKVAHVRELVERAAEICRLSREPALVADESPPQGRTDVLVGRSPAMQEVYKAIGRVAPQDIAVLILGESGTGKELIARAIYQHSHRSQGAFLAVNCAAIPEALLESELFGHEKGAFTGADRTRIGKFEQCNGGTLFLDEIGDMTALTQAKVLRVLQDGAFERVGGNTTIRSNVRVIAATNRDLPRMAASGEFREDLYYRLGVFTISLPALRSRPEDVPLLVEHFLRRFSPELGKDVYQASPEALEVMSRYPWPGNIRELQSVLKWALLKAQGPVLLADFLPASVRSGEPRDESPPLLSSTKTEAGLDWDAFIENRLLSDSENLYAESLALMERSLLTRVLRHTDGNQVQAARILGITRGSLRTKIRALGLRIERSVWSHDDQPGP from the coding sequence ATGGCCAAACTTCTGGTGATCGACGACGAGCCGTCCATCCTGCACGCATTTCGCAGGGCGTTCGGCAACGACGACGACGAGGTGCTGACCGCCGCCGACGGCGCCGAGGGGCTGGCGCTGGTCGAGAGCCAGCGGCCCGAGGCCGTGGTCCTCGACCTCAACCTGCCCGACATGCACGGCATGGAAGTCTTCCGCAACATCCGGCGGATCGACGCGCGGATTCCGGTGATCTTCGTCACCGGCCACGGCACCACCGAGACGGCCATCGAGGCGATGAAGGAAGGGGCGTTCGATTACCTGCTGAAGCCCCTGAAGGTCGCCCACGTCCGCGAGCTGGTCGAGCGCGCCGCCGAGATCTGCCGGCTCAGCCGCGAGCCCGCGCTGGTCGCCGACGAGAGCCCGCCGCAAGGCCGCACCGACGTCCTCGTCGGCCGGTCGCCGGCCATGCAAGAAGTGTACAAGGCCATCGGCCGGGTCGCGCCGCAGGACATCGCCGTCCTCATCCTCGGCGAGAGCGGGACCGGCAAGGAGCTGATCGCCCGCGCCATCTACCAGCACAGCCACCGCTCCCAGGGGGCGTTCCTGGCCGTCAACTGCGCGGCGATCCCCGAGGCGCTGCTGGAGAGCGAGTTGTTCGGCCACGAGAAAGGGGCGTTCACCGGCGCCGACCGGACGCGGATCGGCAAGTTCGAGCAGTGCAACGGCGGCACGCTGTTCCTCGACGAGATCGGCGACATGACCGCGCTGACCCAGGCGAAGGTGCTCCGCGTGCTGCAAGACGGCGCCTTCGAGCGCGTCGGCGGCAACACCACGATCCGGTCGAACGTGCGGGTGATCGCCGCGACCAACCGCGACCTGCCGCGGATGGCCGCCTCGGGCGAGTTCCGCGAAGACCTTTACTACCGCCTCGGCGTCTTCACCATCTCCTTGCCCGCGCTGCGGTCGCGGCCCGAGGACGTCCCGCTCCTGGTCGAGCACTTCCTCCGCCGGTTCAGCCCCGAGCTGGGCAAGGACGTCTACCAGGCGTCGCCCGAGGCGCTCGAGGTCATGAGCCGATACCCCTGGCCCGGGAACATCCGAGAACTTCAAAGCGTGCTCAAATGGGCGCTCTTGAAGGCTCAAGGGCCGGTGCTGCTGGCCGACTTCCTGCCCGCGTCGGTCCGTTCGGGCGAGCCCCGCGACGAGTCGCCGCCGCTGCTTTCGTCGACCAAGACCGAGGCGGGCCTGGACTGGGACGCGTTCATCGAGAACCGTCTGCTCTCCGACTCCGAGAACCTCTACGCCGAGTCGCTGGCCCTGATGGAGCGGTCGCTCCTGACCCGCGTGCTCCGCCACACCGACGGCAACCAGGTGCAAGCCGCGCGCATCCTGGGCATCACCCGGGGCAGCCTCCGCACCAAGATCCGTGCCCTGGGCCTTCGCATCGAACGCTCGGTCTGGTCGCACGACGATCAGCCAGGCCCGTAA
- a CDS encoding sensor histidine kinase has translation MLTRTLLLRIAGPSLLMSLVFLVSCTVAAVYLNRRQAATVRALDDNLRSRRIVDDLLRDLNELVVISLHGERGDRASGLHDHVRDLLKESKRAGHGLEEARIVDRLEAGFHRYLETATTPGRAGLEILETDIRVAARDLDLHNAMETARSQAAMHRTASWMAWGLVGVSVVATAAGLLIGYGVVRGLERMVIQAEQMAGVGQIAAGMAHELRNPLTAISMLVQLQREKAQEEGLPAEDLHVIEQEIGRMEERLNAFIDFARPARPRWRRIDLAEVTAQTLSLMQGRASKQRVQLNFHAPATPIVIEADAEQIGRVLINLGLNALDAMPRGGRLDVALEQEADGSVDLTVGDTGPGVDPKHLSRLFEPFFTSKEAGLGLGLPISQRIARDHGGSLQATNRPEGGAAFILRLPSITRTA, from the coding sequence GTGCTAACGCGCACTCTGCTGCTTCGGATCGCGGGTCCGTCGCTTTTGATGAGCCTGGTGTTTCTGGTCTCTTGCACGGTTGCGGCGGTGTACCTGAACCGTCGGCAGGCCGCGACGGTGCGGGCGCTCGACGACAACTTGCGGAGTCGGCGGATCGTCGACGACCTGCTGCGGGACCTCAACGAGCTGGTGGTGATCTCGCTGCACGGCGAACGCGGCGACCGGGCGTCGGGCCTGCACGACCACGTCCGCGACTTGCTGAAGGAGTCGAAACGAGCGGGGCACGGGCTGGAGGAGGCCCGGATCGTCGACCGGCTGGAGGCCGGCTTCCATCGTTACCTGGAGACGGCGACGACGCCCGGGCGCGCGGGGCTGGAGATCCTTGAGACCGACATCCGCGTCGCGGCGCGCGACCTCGATTTGCACAACGCGATGGAGACCGCGCGGTCGCAGGCGGCGATGCACCGGACGGCGTCGTGGATGGCCTGGGGCCTGGTGGGGGTGAGCGTGGTGGCGACGGCGGCCGGCCTGTTGATCGGCTACGGCGTGGTGCGGGGGCTCGAACGGATGGTGATCCAGGCCGAGCAGATGGCCGGCGTCGGGCAGATCGCCGCCGGCATGGCCCACGAGCTGCGCAATCCGCTGACGGCGATCTCGATGCTGGTGCAGCTTCAGCGCGAGAAGGCCCAGGAGGAAGGCCTGCCGGCGGAAGACCTGCACGTCATCGAACAAGAGATCGGCCGGATGGAGGAGCGGCTCAACGCGTTCATCGACTTCGCCCGCCCGGCCCGGCCGCGATGGCGGCGGATCGATCTGGCCGAGGTGACGGCGCAGACGCTCTCGCTGATGCAGGGCCGGGCGAGCAAGCAGCGCGTGCAACTGAATTTCCACGCGCCCGCCACGCCGATCGTGATCGAGGCCGACGCCGAGCAGATCGGCCGGGTGCTGATCAACCTGGGCCTCAACGCGCTCGACGCCATGCCGCGCGGCGGTCGGCTGGACGTCGCGCTCGAACAGGAGGCCGACGGGTCGGTCGATCTGACCGTCGGCGACACCGGGCCGGGCGTCGATCCCAAGCATCTGTCGAGGTTGTTCGAGCCGTTCTTCACGAGCAAGGAGGCGGGCCTGGGCCTGGGCCTGCCGATCTCGCAGCGGATCGCGCGCGACCACGGCGGCAGCCTCCAGGCGACCAATCGACCCGAAGGGGGCGCGGCGTTCATCCTCCGTCTGCCGTCCATTACTCGAACAGCGTGA